In Spinacia oleracea cultivar Varoflay chromosome 5, BTI_SOV_V1, whole genome shotgun sequence, a single window of DNA contains:
- the LOC110800695 gene encoding uncharacterized protein — translation MIIYFTLYYALKYSLNLIGSVNGKDRLIVTPTVNERLKKDDVGMYRKLVAGSSWRKQQISNNSISEAAYQRSSCETDLLLLLICCCRSVVSRSKPATYHINMCTTNGQYGVRLLRDEVHVRYSHKISKSLRYGTLPREAVWTENLTPWLKLLPCRDKAGLAELMDRPSMYRGFYHSQRLHLVSSGFDSNSVDLEIELEQTLTVVLQPSTQRWATSYSTGSAMQPSWSLSTIFGREINKKKCILAKSSNVYLQLDRGLVSEMKKKGFLPDFATSDISITNPAFELSPSPEKMIREVDNLNNVESSILYVFVIEKYVDAKPFDLVLTWKLPVVWSCSQAPLLTNRFLMGSGNERGAIVISLKSINHHQSLVGTGAYGEKCNLHINVFQVIPWYVKVYYHTLRIYINGQVQPAANVTRKMRVSPSYL, via the exons ATGATAATTTACTTTACATTATATTATGCATTAAAGTACTCGTTGAACTTAATTGGCAGT GTTAATGGAAAGGACCGGTTGATTGTCACCCCTACTGTTAATGAGAGGTTGAAG AAGGATGATGTTGGTATGTATCGAAAGCTTGTGGCCGGGTCTTCTTGGAGGAA GCAACAGATCAGCAACAACAGCATATCAGAAGCAGCATATCAGAGAAGCAGTTGTGaaactgatctgctgctgcttctgatCTGCTGTTGCAGATCTGTTGTGAGCAGATCAAAACCAGCAACATATCATATCAACA TGTGCACAACAAACGGGCAATACGGAGTGCGGCTACTACGTGATGAAGTTCATGTACGATATAGTCACAAGATCTCGAAAAG TTTGAGGTATGGTACATTGCCCCGTGAAGCCGTTTGGACAGAGAACCTGACTCCATGGCTAAAGTTGCTTCCTTGTCGAGATAAGGCTGGCCTTGCTGAACTAATGGATAGACCATCTATGTATCGTGGATTTTACCATTCTCAGAGGCTGCACTTGGTTTCTAGTGGCTTTGATTCGAATAGCGTTGAtttagaaattgaacttgaacaaACCCTTACTGTTGTTCTGCAGCCTTCTACTCAAAGATGGGCAACGAGTTATAGCACTGGCTCTGCAATGCAACCAAGTTGGTCCTTAAGCACAATATTTGGAAgggaaatcaacaaaaaaaaatgtattcttGCCAAATCTAGCAATGTGTACCTTCAACTTGACAGAGGCCTAGTCtctgaaatgaaaaagaaaggatTTCTCCCTGATTTTGCAACTTCTGATATTTCCATCACTAATCCAGCGTTTGAATTGTCACCTTCCCCTGAGAAAATGATTAGAGAAGTTGATAACTTAAATAATGTGGAGTCATCTATTCTATATGTGTTTGTTATCGAGAAATATGTTGATGCTAAACCATTTGATTTAGTACTAACTTGGAAACTTCCCGTAGTATGGTCTTGTTCTCAAGCACCATTACTTACTAATAGATTCTTGATGGGAAGTGGTAATGAAAGGGGTGCTATAGTTATCTCACTGAAATCTATTAATCATCATCAGAGTTTGGTGGGTACTGGTGCTTATGGGGAAAAGTGCAACTTGCATATCAATGTTTTTCAAGTTATCCCTTGGTATGTTAAGGTTTATTATCATACATTACGTATATACATTAATGGTCAAGTTCAACCTGCTGCAAATGTCACCAGGAAGATGCGAGTATCTCCTTCCTACTTATGA